The sequence below is a genomic window from Coffea arabica cultivar ET-39 chromosome 4c, Coffea Arabica ET-39 HiFi, whole genome shotgun sequence.
GTGATGCCTGGCAGGGTGATCATCTTGAAATACCCAAAACTGATCAACCTGCACCATCTGATGATGGTGATGATGATACTCAACAATTCTTCATCAAATTTAAGGTGGAGTTCATCTATCCGCCAGACATCACATTGGAAGATGATGAAGATTATGTGCTAGTTGAATTTGGTTTGGAAAGCAGCACCTCAATTCACCAATTTTGGGCTCCTTGCAAAAGATCAGACAGTGAAAACTTGTCATGGGATGAAATCTCTACCATGCTAACAAGAATCAATGTTCCATTGCATAAGCAGCCATCCATGTTACACCGAATTTCAACCTGTGCTAATCATATAGCCAATGCAGATCATAACAGGTCTAAAAAAGTATTGCCTATGATGGTTTCGATAAGTATTCTTGTCGATTACTCCTGCTACAAGCAAGAAGATGCTAGCACTTATGTGCTGAGGAACAACGCAGATGTTGCCAAATTGATGCCTGTTCCTGCTAGTAATGAATCAGTTGAGGGACTGAAGAAGGAGATTCTTGAAGATCAGGGCAATGTTTCTGTTAAACAATGCATGATTtgcctggaaaaccttcaagcTGGATCCGAAATCATGGGCATGCCTTGCTCTCATCTCTATCATCAAATATGCATTTTGCATTGGCTTAAGATTAGCAACTTTTGTCCCATTTGTCGCTTCCAGTTGTCTGCTTGAgtttcttggaatttcatgaTGTCTAGGGAGTTGGGATCAGGTTCTACTAAGGCCCTTTTCTGGCCTTTAGCCTCTATTTTCTATAGTTCATCTGATGGAAGTTGGGTCCTTtaaaaatggtgaagtttaTTTGCTTTGTGACATCAATTTATTTAATGCCTTGGGGGCAAGGATCGAATTAGTTGCTGAATACAAGTACAACTAGACACATGAATATGAATATTACTAAATAAAAatactttttttaatttaaattttctttttagcCGGGGATCCTTTCTCATTTTTTCAATCCCACTCCTCTCTCctgtcaaaaaataaaaaataaagtactTTAATTCTCCTCATATcactatttttttccctcaatcTTGAACCCTCACCCTAGATAAAAACTTGCACGAGTAACGCATCAAAAGATATATCAATTGTACCCTTTGGTTATACTTCTTGCATTCGAACTGCAATTCAGGAACATTATGGCTTAGAAACCATAACGACGAATAACAAAATTATATTCAAATTCCGAAGTTATTTTGTTCTTGGTGTGAACGATATGGATCGATCCATGCAGCATAGAGCAAGTGAGACATAGATTTATTTCAAAGCCATATACATAAGAGGGAACAAAATATAGGTTTTTTCTCCCCTCTCTCCTACAGAAAACCTATATTCTATGTATATAGGACAGGTTACAATTTGATCGCCAATAACCTATTTTTGTTAATATGTATAGTATAGGTTATCATTTGGTCACCAATAACCTATTTTTGTTATTAGAAAGTTTTTACGTTCCTAGTATATTTGCTTCAAGTTGTGTTGCTAGTTAGGACGTTAAAAAATGTAAGTCAAAtcgaaaattattattttaaaatcattcaaaagttTATATTTTTTAGTTTTCATAAAATAAAACATGGTTTCAAGATAGCTCTTCACATATAGAACACTGCATTTATGAGTCACTAATAATAACAGTTAACAAAGCAAACATCAAATTAAGGAGGACAAAGGCTAAGTGCTAGTATAAATAGGCACTCTTGTGTCTAGCAatgcaaaggaaagaaaaatacaatcccTAATGATGAGCTGTGAACCTATAAACCATAACATGGAGGTAATTTTCTCCAGGGTTAACAATCTGAGAAGGGAAATTTGGATGATTGACTGAATCAGGAAAACCTTGTGTCTCCAAGGCAAGTCCCCCATACCTATGGTAGGTAGCACCATCTTTCCCTAGTGTATCATTCAACATATTACTTGTGTAAAACTGTACGCCTGGTTTATTGCTCCACAGCTCCATCTTCCTACCTGATTTAGGTTCTTGCACAACTGCAACTTTGTGTACGTGCCCATTGGGTACATAATCGACCACATAGTTTATATCATATCCAGAAGGAAGCTCATTGAACTTGCTACCAATACTTCTGGATTGAAGGAAATCATAGGGGGTTCCTTGTACAGGAACGATTTGCCCGGTTGGGATCAGCTTGTCATCGACTGGGGTGATCTTCGACGCGAAAAGCTGTATGTCGTGCGAAAAAATATCACCACTGCCATGGCCAGCAAGATTCCAGTAGCTGTGGGATGCCAGATTAATCGGTGTGGATTTGTCAAGTGGGGTGGCTTCCATCTTCAGGCCTAGCCTGTTTCCTCCAATAATCATGTACGTCACATACACATCGACTGCACCAGGGAATCCTGCCATCATGCTAAAAATTGTCAGTCTCTACCATAACATGCgggaaacaaacaaaaaaaaagcgAAACAGGGAATGGGACAGAATATCTGTTGAACGCCGGTAAATACTGAAGGGTTTTTATAAGAAACAAAGACTCAATATATAAGTTACAAATGCGATGCAATAATAGGAAACAATTATGATTTATACCTTGTTCACCATCATAGCTGTGATAGTGGAGGGAGACATGGGAGTTCTTTTCGTAGCTTGTCACCTCCCATATAACATCACTAAAGCCTCTGGTACCACCTGAAGTGGAAGTAGTTATGTCAAGAATGACTAGAATTCCAGGGTAGACTTAATATGTGTTTTGATAAGAATGCAGAATTGAGAATACCATGAAGTGTGTTTCCATGATCATTTGCAGGTAAATTATACTCTACACCATTCAGAGTAAATTTTGCCCCTCCAATTCTGTTTGCTACGCGGCCAATAAGACCACCAAAATACGTTGAATCATTCTGCAAGATGGGAACAATAAGTGCTTATAAGTACAGCTAACCCCATTCCTAGAATACGAAATTCAGTCGCCCAAAATTTCAAGAACACATGAAGAAGAATGGAAAACGACTTAGATCTTCTTATCCAACCATTGGATGGGATTAATTCCATTCTCTGGTAACTAAAACAAATCAACTGCAAAAAGAGTGAGGCCTGGAAAACcaaaagagaataaaaaaaaaatctatataaTGTAATTGAAGTCTAGTTCAAGTTCTTTGTCCCTTATATATTGAGAATTGATTACTTCCACTCTCTTAATCCTTTTACAAAATTGATTCGTCATCTTTTTTGAGTAGTAAGGCATTTATTTAAACCCCAGCATAAAATTCATCTGTCTAGCCCAAAACATAAATTCAAGTGTGTCATTATGGTAAAATGCAGATGGCAAGTTCATTATACCATTAGTTTGCCTTTAGTCATCTCTGCTTATAATGTCAGAAATGCTTCTTCCCTCTTATTCATGTAGTTAAAAACCATTAATCAGGTTACACTCGTCTATTGTATTAAAAAGTGTTAATTGAACTACACTTCATATATAGTAGTGGGTGAAAATaccaatttggaaaaaaattgaaaaaccccTATCATGAAATTATATCATAAAGTGAATTTGTCaacaaaaaagaagagaagggaGGCAAAATTATATCATAAAAGACCAAAATGAACATTTTTATCGTCCAAGAAAGTTAGGCATGAAACTCATTCAACTGATACTGATACAACAAAAAGACAGACTTGTTTACTGTGGTGTTGATGCTAACCTTATATCCATCAATGGTTGGATAGCCAAGAACAACATCGTCCAATTTTCCTGAATCAGAaaaacccacaaaaaaaaatcaatagttAGAATAAGAAACAACATAAATAAGTATCAAATCAGCAAATTCTCACCATGAATTAcacgaaaagaaaaaatgaagaagaggaaggcTATAGTGAACAAACCATTTCTATCAGGAACGGTGACAGAAAGGAGCGTAGCACCATAGTTAGTGACCTTGATAGAGATCTTTCCATTTGTCAACTCATACACATTGATGTAATTATCGTAATCAGTTGCATAAACGTTGTTGCTAAACAACAAAGTTAAACCAATCAGAACAAAGAAATACACCATAGATGATGCCTTGGACGCCATACTAGACTAGAATAGAACGCGGAGAATATCCTAGACGACAGCAACAAATGTTTTTTTGTCTGCTTGCCTAGCATAGATTACTATTATGTTATATACTTGGTTGCAATCGAAAGGATATTGATGGATGAGGGGTGGAGAGAAGAAACGGGATTTGTCTCAATCCAGATAATAACCCATCTGTAAAATCCATAACAGCAGTATATTGGATAAGGACGATTGAGGATTGAGCAGGTGTGAACGTTGGAGGGAAATCAGGGAAGAGATTATGTTGTCTTTCCATCTAGAGTTGGCTGGCGAAATCATTGACTCTTCCCATAAATGCATGCACAAAATTCGCGCTAAACGTCGTTTTCCATACCTGGAATGTGTTCCTGATAATTGTCATATTAAATATTGAATGCTTTTGTGCCTTAAAGATATCTGAATTTGAATGCCACTGGTCAGAAAAATCCATACTAGTATACAGTCAAATCTCTATTAAGATGTTGCTCAGATATTTAATGTCTGAATaagtaaaattaattaaaagaagtGTATAATACATGGAACATAAAACTTCGATGTGAAAATAGTTCAATGAActctattttcttgaaaatcttgtcTTCTTAaatgattatatatattatgAGAGAATATTAATTtgtactccctccctttttttataactgacgtttaagaaatttgctctagtgtacttttatctgtcgttttattatccccatacaatattaattattttttcacaattttacccttttatctctcttctCCAATACAGCGTTCTTAATTACAACTCCTAGTAATTATTGTTTCTCTCTCTGTAACAACCCTAGTAATTATCTGCCCCTCCGTATTCTAGTGAGGAAAAACATGggtgaattggacaattaatgagggtacaaaagaaaagtagtgtacagatttaaacaatgaaaaacttttcttaattggtgtgcaaaaccttaaacgtgagttataaaaaaagggagggagtatatCACTAAAAGATGACTGATTAATTGATGTGACAAGGATTGAATATTCTTACGCAATGGTCCATCCACTAAGTTGTCGTCGAATTCAAACAATTAACTATCTATTAGAGTCGTACTATTACTTAAGCAGTGGGAAAGAAGAATATTCCTCAAAGAAAATatgagaaagaagggaaaatggGAACAATTAGTTTGAAAAATTTGTCTGATTGCTTTGTCTTTTCTATTGCCCGGCCTGGCAAACTTCTTGAAATGGATATTTTTGGATGCAAGTGACGACTCAAGACTAAAGAGAAACCCCTCATCAAATTTTGTCCACCCAGAAAAATCAAGTCATGACTGCAATATGATTTAGACCCCGTTTGGGTTGCGGTGTTTTTAATGAAAATGCACTTTTaaatgttaaaagtacttttaaaatATCTAGTAAACATCATCTCATAAAATTAGGAACAGAGTTTTTGATATAAAAATTACTTTTAACAAAACGGTAGCTTTTATCaagttaacttttttttttttttttattgttcttgCATTTGGCAGCATACCGATTACCTCCGTGATGACTATgtttttttcattttgggaGTAAGTTGAAAATCTAGACTGCAATTTATACtagaattttggtgaaataaaaaataaagaatttaTTACTTTCAGTTTCAACAGCTATTGTCAGCTT
It includes:
- the LOC113739334 gene encoding uncharacterized protein; this translates as MEHEADTPSDDFCDAWQGDHLEIPKTDQPAPSDDGDDDTQQFFIKFKVEFIYPPDITLEDDEDYVLVEFGLESSTSIHQFWAPCKRSDSENLSWDEISTMLTRINVPLHKQPSMLHRISTCANHIANADHNRSKKVLPMMVSISILVDYSCYKQEDASTYVLRNNADVAKLMPVPASNESVEGLKKEILEDQGNVSVKQCMICLENLQAGSEIMGMPCSHLYHQICILHWLKISNFCPICRFQLSA
- the LOC113738729 gene encoding uncharacterized protein produces the protein MASKASSMVYFFVLIGLTLLFSNNVYATDYDNYINVYELTNGKISIKVTNYGATLLSVTVPDRNGKLDDVVLGYPTIDGYKNDSTYFGGLIGRVANRIGGAKFTLNGVEYNLPANDHGNTLHGGTRGFSDVIWEVTSYEKNSHVSLHYHSYDGEQGFPGAVDVYVTYMIIGGNRLGLKMEATPLDKSTPINLASHSYWNLAGHGSGDIFSHDIQLFASKITPVDDKLIPTGQIVPVQGTPYDFLQSRSIGSKFNELPSGYDINYVVDYVPNGHVHKVAVVQEPKSGRKMELWSNKPGVQFYTSNMLNDTLGKDGATYHRYGGLALETQGFPDSVNHPNFPSQIVNPGENYLHVMVYRFTAHH